A region from the Enoplosus armatus isolate fEnoArm2 chromosome 24, fEnoArm2.hap1, whole genome shotgun sequence genome encodes:
- the LOC139306623 gene encoding R3H domain-containing protein 1-like, producing MRMSDTVDSETMKVSEAADTVSSPKDNGTKSEVADQSVREEHGSNNKRDVQPVKYSKSNTRLKLVRSLAVCEESFPCSIPEPSAAPQDGFLLQPFEKEERASQDPAEKEDSCNKVDKPEKTPRKMLSRDSSQDYTDSTGIDLHEFLVNTLKGNPRDRIMLLKLEQDILDFISNNESQKRKFPPMTSYHRMLLHRVAAYFGMDHNVDPSGKSVVINKTTNTRIPDQKFSEHIKDDRADDFQKRYILKRDNSSFDREDSTIRMRLKADKRSKSMEEREEEYQRARERIFAHDGDHFLLDRSAQDEDACMSTQQRRQMFRLRAGRSGASRQSSSETETLPRHGEPRPWSSTDSSDSSNRLAPRPTITKASSFSGISPGLVRGDSTASSKSTGRLSKTGSESCSSVGSSSSSLSRPQVPLPVSAPSWSNIPSAPLIHPAADTRGPGHPEMIKGVPSQPPSATDATNYYVLPLEASGIPPGSVLVNPHTGKPFIHPDGSAVVYNPATVVPAAGRNPQQGKTPQQPIPAPTQQQPTNHLHSQPICPPLQLSSEPVHSPTVSYPLPPPPLPPSQFLPICPNQQYTVPEALNAQFSHMTLGQQPPGDGGASAPDARHYPTVYHHHHHPSPMVLQGAPQQQQQVASYMVAGPSGGHPSVLQGQHVPLPTPGPHHAYASSTPGPAAFSGSTLNQQLLQQHTYIQQPVQQMSSCYCSSAHHPHCSSQQQHYRPPVNPLPYNCPQSQNLPQQQVHQAVMPNPASSYPTIVGVQPTPNLALTGNQQSNMGNQMQGMMVQYPPMQSYQQVSVPQQTYQQPVFVSCQPGQGAMAVAGMQPCYSLLPPNQHTTMSSTVSFLPAQMMEQLQFPQTSSPCVSQQHPGQQYAGLLPPGPSSGMVMLQMTAPPCQQPRAPSPCQRKQPSHKHPGPEYHRSRRPAELPPPPDNTQSSLPSSPALTPSPGQPPSVKGLPSGISSIPVMAHHPHHHHPPLPTAFCHSGQGEAHFSLLGQPLQYKPSIRPPLIHTAHMVAKHQGPLGVWRSGHGRKAGRKPLSSDLSVGEAVSSQILEVTDPPEGISCTDSHHLLAELCKGGELIQRLSDHQPRLCNITRDAPSGDLASSYSIFAMLPPRYAAPGSALHHGGPQATFKLRTSTRHKGELCDSDKAGS from the exons ATGAGAATGTCCGATACAGTCGACAGTGAAACGATGAAGGTTTCCGAGGCCGCAGACACGGTGTCCTCTCCCAAAGACAACGGCACCAAGTCTGAGGTCGCTGACCAGAGCGTCAGAGAGGAACACGGCAGCAACAATAAGAGGGACGTGCAG CCTGTGAAGTACTCTAAG TCCAACACCAGGCTAAAGCTCGTGCGGAGCCTGGCGGTGTGTGAAGAGTCCTTTCCTTGCTCTATTCCTGAGCCTTCAGCAGCACCTCAG GATGGATTCCTCCTCCAGCCCTTTGAAAAGGAAGAACGAGCCTCACAGGACCCAGCTGAGAAAGAGGACAGCTGCAACAAGGTGGACAAACCTGAGAAAACGCCCCGAAAAATGCTCTCGAGAG ATTCCAGTCAAGACTATACAGATTCGACTGGCATAGATCTCCATGAGTTCCTGGTCAACACATTGAAGGGCAACCCCAG GGATCGAATCATGCTACTGAAGTTGGAGCAGGACATCTTGGACTTCATCAGCAATAACGA AAGCCAGAAGAGAAAGTTCCCGCCCATGACGTCCTACCACAGGATGCTGTTGCATCGAGTGGCAGCCTACTTTGGCATGGACCACAATGTGGACCCCAGCGGAAAGTCAGTGGtgatcaacaaaaccaccaacACTAGAAT ACCCGATCAGAAATTCTCAGAGCACATCAAGGATGACAGGGCGGACGATTTTCAGAAACGCTACATTCTCAAACGAGACAACTCCAGCTTTGATCGCGAAGACAGCACG ATTCGAATGCGTTTGAAAGCTGACAAGAGGAGCAAATcgatggaggagagggaggaggagtaCCAGCGAGCCAGAGAAAGGATATTTGCACATGAT GGAGATCACTTCCTGCTAGATAGAAG tGCTCAGGATGAAGACGCATGCATGAGCACCCAACAGAGGCGGCAAATGTTCAG GCTACGGGCCGGCCGGTCAGGCGCCAGCCGGCAGAGCAGCTCCGAGACGGAAACGCTGCCGCGGCACGGCGAGCCTCGGCCGTGGAGCAGCACCGACAGCTCGGACAGCTCCAACCGGCTCGCCCCGCGGCCCACCATCACCAAGGCCAGCAGCTTCAGCGGCATTTCCCCCGGCCTCGTCCGAGGGGACAGCACAGCCAGCAGCAAGAGCACCGGGAGGCTCTCCAAAACAG GCTCAGAATCCTGCAGTAGCGTCGGTTCTTCGTCCAGCTCGCTCTCCCGTCCCCAGGTGCCCCTCCCAGTTTCAGCCCCGTCCTGGTCCAACATCCCCAGCGCGCCCTTGATCCACCCGGCTGCCGACACCAGAGGCCCTGGACACCCTGAGATGATCAAGGGCGTCCCCTCACAGCCACCATCAGCTACAGACGCAACAAACTACTATGTGTTGCCGCTGGAAGCCTCAGGGATACCACCCGGCAGCGTTCTGGTCAACCCACACACAG GCAAGCCTTTCATCCACCCCGACGGCAGCGCGGTAGTTTATAACCCGGCCACGGTCGTCCCCGCTGCTGGCAGGAACCCACAGCAGGGGAAAACCCCGCAGCAGCCAATCCCTGCCccgacacagcagcagccaaccAATCACCTCCACTCCCAG CCGATATGTCCTCCTCTCCAGCTGTCCTCTGAGCCCGTCCACAGCCCGACGGTCTCgtatcctcttcctcctcctcctcttcctccttctcagtTCCTGCCCATCTGTCCTAACCAACAGTACACTGTG CCCGAAGCCCTCAACGCCCAGTTCAGTCACATGACTCTGGGGCAGCAGCCGCCCGGCGACGGTGGGGCTTCAGCTCCGGACGCCCGCCACTATCCTACTGtataccaccaccaccaccacccctcccccatgGTGCTGCAGGGGgctccgcagcagcagcagcaggttgccAGCTACATGGTGGCGGGGCCGTCGGGAGGACACCCAAGCGTGCTGCAGGGTCAGCACGTCCCCCTCCCGACCCCCGGCCCCCACCATGCATATGCCAGCTCCACCCCGGGCCCCGCTGCTTTTTCTGGGTCCACGCTGAACCAGCAGCTACTCCAGCAACACACCTACATCCAGCAGCCTGTCCAGCAG ATGTCCTCGTGTTACTGCTCTTCAGCCCACCACCCTCACTgctccagccagcagcagcactacCGGCCCCCCGTCAACCCGCTGCCCTATAACTGCCCTCAGAGCCAAAACCTGCCCCAGCAACAAG TGCACCAAGCCGTGATGCCAAACCCAGCGTCCAGCTACCCGACCATAGTGGGCGTGCAGCCAACCCCCAACCTCGCGCTCACTGGCAACCAGCAAAGCAATATGGGCAACCAGATGCAAGGCATGATGGTCCAGTACCCTCCAATGCAGTCTTATCAG CAGGTTTCTGTGCCACAGCAGACGTACCAGCAGCCAGTGTTTGTGTCCTGTCAGCCAGGACAGGGGGCGATGGCTGTTGCCGGCATGCAGCCCTGCTACAGCCTGCTCCCCCCCAACCAGCACACCACCATGAG TTCGACAGTGAGTTTCCTGCCCGCCCAGATGATGGAGCAGCTCCAGTTTCCTCAGACCTCGTCCCCCTGCGTCTCCCAGCAGCACCCAGGCCAGCAGTATGCAG ggttgTTACCCCCAGGCCCCAGCAGCGGCATGGTGATGCTGCAAATGACAGCGCCCCCCTGCCAGCAGCCCCGGGCCCCCTCCCCCTGCCAGCGGAAACAGCCGAGCCACAAACACCCGGGCCCCGAGTACCACCGCAGCCGCAGGCCTGCCGAGCTGCCCCCTCCTCCAGACAACACCCAG AGCAGCTTGCCCTCGTCTCCGGCACTCACTCCCTCGCCAGGCCAGCCGCCCAGCGTCAAGGGCCTCCCATCAGGCATCTCGTCCATCCCTGTCATGGCCCACCACccgcaccaccaccacccgccGCTCCCTACAGCCTTCTGCCACAGTGGACAAG GTGAAGCACACTTCTCTCTACTGGGCCAGCCTCTGCAGTACAAACCCTCCATCAGACCTCCGCTGATCCACACTGCCCACATGGTGGCCAAACAccag ggTCCACTGGGGGTTTGGCGTAGCGGTCATGGGAGGAAGGCCGGCAGAAAACCTCTGTCTTCAGATCTCAGTGTAGGTGAAGCAG tgagcAGTCAGATCCTGGAAGTGACAGATCCTCCGGAGGGGATCAGCTGTACAGACTCCCACCACCTCCTGGCAGAGCTCTGCAAAGGGGGCGAATTGATCCAGCGGCTGTCGGACCATCAGCCCAGGCTGTGCAACATAACCAGAGACGCTCCCAGCGGGGACCTGGCCTCATCATACTCCATCTTTGCCATGCTACCCCCCAGATACGCTGCCCCGGGCTCCGCACTCCACCACGGCGGCCCCCAGGCCACCTTTAAACTCAGAACTAGCACCAGACACAAAGGGGAGCTGTGTGACTCGGACAAGGCCGGCTCATAG